From the genome of Triticum aestivum cultivar Chinese Spring chromosome 1A, IWGSC CS RefSeq v2.1, whole genome shotgun sequence:
GGCTTCTCTACGCCGCGGACGCCCCCACGAGGCTGCCCGTTTCCGAGTTCATGGTGGGGGCGTCCGACAAGCTCACgggtctgctgctgctgctcgtctTCGCCGTATGCGTCGTGCCGGAGTTTTCCGTTCACCTCGCCGCGCTCTGGGCTTGGCGCCTCGCGCTTGCCAGATCCTTTGCTCAAGCGTGCTGTTTGCTCTCCCTCCGTCTTTCTACCGCCTCCGCCCTCGCTTTATTTGCGCTCTGCATTGCATTCGCGTGCCGGTTTGCTCCATTTGCTGTAGCTCCATTTGCACCATGGGTTGCACGCCTAGAAACTCGGCGTCAGGGGTTTCGTGGATTTGATGGCTTGCAAGTCCTTGCGCTACTTGCCGTTGAAGCATTCTTGATGGTATGCTCTGTTAGCAATATGATCTTGTTCAGGTTAATGAGTTAGTTTCTATCTAAGTTGATCAGTCCTCAACATGCTCTGCTTCTCAACCAATGTTCTCTGTGTGTGCTTCTTCTAATAAGATCATTAGGTTCTTATATTTGCAGTAAAGAACTAATTAATGTCCTTCTAATTTGATATTCGttgttatatactccctctgtcccataatataagaacgtttttaacactacactagtgtaaaaacgttcttatattatgggacggagggagtacaatatatgATATGAATGACCACCTCACATTTCTTATGCTTACCTTTTGTACTCATATATTTCCAGAAAATTATAACAACATGCTTTTCTAATCAGGTGGTAATATTTGACATGGCTCTTGCTTGTATTTTGGTTTTTATCCCATTCTCGCTGGGAAGGATAATCCACTGGTGCATATCGTGTTCCAGTTTTTCCAGTGTGGGTGAAGTCAACTCCTACACTTCAACAGGCTCTGCCCTTCTAATTGGATATGGACTTATCATTTCTGTCGGTGTCACTTTTCCTGGGCTGAACACTCTCTGGCAATACTTTAGGGGGGAGCGCTTTATGATTGCAATTTTCATTAGACGGCTCCATGCTAGATTCCTCAGAGAGACCGCAGGTTTTACCACTCTTGCAAGTATTCTCCTGAGCGCATTTATAATGTACCCGTTGTTCTTTGGCTGGTTGCTTGATGTCTTCACTTCAAAAATGTTTGGTGCAACAATGTCTCAAAGGTTGGAACTTCTGTTTGCTCCATCTTTTGCTTCAGCTTCTCTTCATTGTTTTATTGGACACATCTTTTTGAATCTACGTCTCTGGTTATCCGTAACTCTTCACAAGGTATTTATCATATTTTATCTATATGACCTCGTGATGTTACTAGTATTATAGTATATGCAGTATATACTAGTTCATTGGTATAATAAGTGTTGTAATTTGTTTATCTTGTGGCTAGATATTGAGGCTGGGAGTTGCCTGTCCCTGTTGCCACATCCACCGTAACCATATTCAGGAACCATTCCACAAATTTTATTTTAAGCGTGCTCTTCTGTATGACGTTATCTTTATGGCCGTAGTAATTTTTGCTCCTGTTCAAATTGCTGGCCAATTGGCACCGGAGCTGTTCCCATTAGATATCACGTAAGTTGTATTAATTCCTTTTTTTGTTTCATCTGATGTGTACTGTCCGGGTTTTTTAGAACACTTTAGTTTTAATGTCTGTGATTCATGGCTATTAATTTCAGTTGTGCTGCTGAAGGCTTATCATTATGGCAAGCGCCACGAAACTATGCCAATTCAATTTCTCGTGTTTTCATTGTGTGGTTTCTCATTAAGGGCACTTCTACAGTCACATACCTTGAGTCGCTAGTGAAGAAGGTAACTCGGTATTCGTATGGCACTAATGTGGTGCTTGCATGGTCGACTGTTGCGATATACAGTTCGGCTGTGCTCATTTTTCCAATCTCAATTGGGCGTCCCTTGTTGCTTGCCATCACCCAGCTGCCAGTAGCAAGTGGATTTGAATCCAATGGTAATGATTATTCATACTAGATGGTTGCTGAACTTCCTTCGTAAGCAAAGCGAATATATTTTTATCAAGTTTTGGCTTAATTACTTGTCGATATTCCCTCCTAGATCTGCTTGCTTTGGTTGTTGGGATTGGCATCATATTAACCATTATTGCTGCCACTAGAGATTCAATTGCCTGTATGACTTGTGGGAGACCACGCCATCTAGCTTTGAAGTACTCAACGATTGTGTTCTTATGGGTGAGCTACTTAACTTGCGGtggttttctttctattttctctaTTCTGTGCTGAAGTTAAATAACATAAAAGCTGTTTTCTCTCAGTCTATCGCCATTCCCTTCCTGAATGGCTTGCTGGTTGATTTATTTCTAATATCACCTATCGTTGGACCTGCTGACGACGTTTCATTATCCTACATTTGGGCCCTTGGGTTTCTATTTATGAGAATCTGGCTAAAGCTGGTGAGTGGCAACTTCTCTTATTGCTTTCTGTTCTCTTAAATTGTACTCCCTCcaccctccatcccataatataagacgtttttgcaagctaacattaacttgcaaaaacatcttatattatgggacagagggtgTATGTTGCTCATTTATGTACCAAATTTAACATATCTAAATCGGGAATGATTTGCTACATGGCACTCAAAGTCGTGTCTCATTTCATATTTTAGGTTAGTCAGGTCTCACTGACAAAGTTCAGTTTCCTTCTTTATTCCCATTATTAATAACTCATATAATCCGTCAATTTCCTTGTCTCCTATGGGACGCCAAGCATTTCCATAATTATCACTGTTTCTGTTTGCCACAGTTTTTGGGTA
Proteins encoded in this window:
- the LOC123182857 gene encoding probable E3 ubiquitin ligase SUD1; its protein translation is MVVADATGGEEGARISPKGGQGEEEAEEQLCRICRLPAEAERPLRSPCACRGSIRFVHDECQLRWIAARGKPLCEVCNRGITTRLLYAADAPTRLPVSEFMVGASDKLTGLLLLLVFAVCVVPEFSVHLAALWAWRLALARSFAQACCLLSLRLSTASALALFALCIAFACRFAPFAVAPFAPWVARLETRRQGFRGFDGLQVLALLAVEAFLMVVIFDMALACILVFIPFSLGRIIHWCISCSSFSSVGEVNSYTSTGSALLIGYGLIISVGVTFPGLNTLWQYFRGERFMIAIFIRRLHARFLRETAGFTTLASILLSAFIMYPLFFGWLLDVFTSKMFGATMSQRLELLFAPSFASASLHCFIGHIFLNLRLWLSVTLHKILRLGVACPCCHIHRNHIQEPFHKFYFKRALLYDVIFMAVVIFAPVQIAGQLAPELFPLDITCAAEGLSLWQAPRNYANSISRVFIVWFLIKGTSTVTYLESLVKKVTRYSYGTNVVLAWSTVAIYSSAVLIFPISIGRPLLLAITQLPVASGFESNDLLALVVGIGIILTIIAATRDSIACMTCGRPRHLALKYSTIVFLWSIAIPFLNGLLVDLFLISPIVGPADDVSLSYIWALGFLFMRIWLKLVQQIRARPVLAYIIDERWVPTIVRWKADCLSWEISMCWFLQEIFMPIATRLLAALGVPYVLAKVVFPRFGYSAAVNSAVYRFAWLGSLGSCELCYLFKVLCVKLHDSIRDERYVIGKRLEDVPDDR